A window of the Penaeus vannamei isolate JL-2024 chromosome 19, ASM4276789v1, whole genome shotgun sequence genome harbors these coding sequences:
- the PIG-L gene encoding N-acetylglucosaminyl-phosphatidylinositol de-N-acetylase isoform X3, with protein MFDPILVVVCCAGLGLTLSYFTLGSSRLPHQFQEKNSEDVKDNENSRPAKRRVMFVTAHPDDEVMFFGPTILHFTQREGALVYLLCLSTGDHYDQGRVRSKELWESCHLLGVSRENILLYRCDDLPDNPSIVWPTVRTANLINQYLHALDIDMVVTFDSGGVSGHINHSSLYSALQHLVEEDYLPENCEAFSLDTVNILRKYSSLLDVPLSYALSSCAFTVDRKQYSIIQ; from the exons ATGTTTGACCCCATACTTGTGGTGGTCTGCTGTGCAGGCTTAGGGTTAACACTCTCATACTTTACACTCGGCAGCTCTCGCCTGCCTCATCAGttccaagaaaaaaatagtgaagatG ttaaagataatgaaaattcaCGTCCAGCTAAGAGGAGAGTGATGTTTGTAACAGCTCATCCAGATGATGAAGTTATGTTCTTTGGCCCAACGATTCTACACTTCACCCAGAGAGAGGGTGCACTGGTATACCTCCTCTGCCTTTCTACAG GTGATCATTATGACCAAGGGAGAGTTCGTTCAAAGGAACTCTGGGAGAGTTGCCATCTTCTAGGAGTATCCAGAGAAAACATCCTCTTGTACAGATGTGATGACCTGCCAGATAACCCCTCCATTGTGTGGCCTACAGTGCGCACTGCCAACCTCATTAACCAGTATCTACATGCTCTTGATATTGACATG GTTGTAACATTTGACAGCGGAGGCGTAAGTGGACATATCAACCATTCATCCCTTTATTCTGCTCTTCAGCATTTGGTGGAAGAAGATTATTTGCCTGAAA ACTGTGAAGCTTTCTCTTTGGACACTGTGAATATCTTGAGGAAGTATTCGTCCCTCCTTGACGTCCCCCTCAGCTATGCTCTCTCATCATGTGCCTTCACTGTAGATCGTAAGCAGTACTCAATTATACAG
- the PIG-L gene encoding N-acetylglucosaminyl-phosphatidylinositol de-N-acetylase isoform X2 — protein MFDPILVVVCCAGLGLTLSYFTLGSSRLPHQFQEKNSEDVKDNENSRPAKRRVMFVTAHPDDEVMFFGPTILHFTQREGALVYLLCLSTGDHYDQGRVRSKELWESCHLLGVSRENILLYRCDDLPDNPSIVWPTVRTANLINQYLHALDIDMVVTFDSGGVSGHINHSSLYSALQHLVEEDYLPENCEAFSLDTVNILRKYSSLLDVPLSYALSSCAFTVDRKQYSIIQRAMRAHISHNCDLSNDVQVMQIT, from the exons ATGTTTGACCCCATACTTGTGGTGGTCTGCTGTGCAGGCTTAGGGTTAACACTCTCATACTTTACACTCGGCAGCTCTCGCCTGCCTCATCAGttccaagaaaaaaatagtgaagatG ttaaagataatgaaaattcaCGTCCAGCTAAGAGGAGAGTGATGTTTGTAACAGCTCATCCAGATGATGAAGTTATGTTCTTTGGCCCAACGATTCTACACTTCACCCAGAGAGAGGGTGCACTGGTATACCTCCTCTGCCTTTCTACAG GTGATCATTATGACCAAGGGAGAGTTCGTTCAAAGGAACTCTGGGAGAGTTGCCATCTTCTAGGAGTATCCAGAGAAAACATCCTCTTGTACAGATGTGATGACCTGCCAGATAACCCCTCCATTGTGTGGCCTACAGTGCGCACTGCCAACCTCATTAACCAGTATCTACATGCTCTTGATATTGACATG GTTGTAACATTTGACAGCGGAGGCGTAAGTGGACATATCAACCATTCATCCCTTTATTCTGCTCTTCAGCATTTGGTGGAAGAAGATTATTTGCCTGAAA ACTGTGAAGCTTTCTCTTTGGACACTGTGAATATCTTGAGGAAGTATTCGTCCCTCCTTGACGTCCCCCTCAGCTATGCTCTCTCATCATGTGCCTTCACTGTAGATCGTAAGCAGTACTCAATTATACAG AGAGCAATGAGGGCACACATCAGTCA
- the PIG-L gene encoding N-acetylglucosaminyl-phosphatidylinositol de-N-acetylase isoform X1: MFDPILVVVCCAGLGLTLSYFTLGSSRLPHQFQEKNSEDVKDNENSRPAKRRVMFVTAHPDDEVMFFGPTILHFTQREGALVYLLCLSTGDHYDQGRVRSKELWESCHLLGVSRENILLYRCDDLPDNPSIVWPTVRTANLINQYLHALDIDMVVTFDSGGVSGHINHSSLYSALQHLVEEDYLPENCEAFSLDTVNILRKYSSLLDVPLSYALSSCAFTVDRKQYSIIQRAMRAHISQYVWFRKLYMFFSRYVLINTLSRVSP; encoded by the exons ATGTTTGACCCCATACTTGTGGTGGTCTGCTGTGCAGGCTTAGGGTTAACACTCTCATACTTTACACTCGGCAGCTCTCGCCTGCCTCATCAGttccaagaaaaaaatagtgaagatG ttaaagataatgaaaattcaCGTCCAGCTAAGAGGAGAGTGATGTTTGTAACAGCTCATCCAGATGATGAAGTTATGTTCTTTGGCCCAACGATTCTACACTTCACCCAGAGAGAGGGTGCACTGGTATACCTCCTCTGCCTTTCTACAG GTGATCATTATGACCAAGGGAGAGTTCGTTCAAAGGAACTCTGGGAGAGTTGCCATCTTCTAGGAGTATCCAGAGAAAACATCCTCTTGTACAGATGTGATGACCTGCCAGATAACCCCTCCATTGTGTGGCCTACAGTGCGCACTGCCAACCTCATTAACCAGTATCTACATGCTCTTGATATTGACATG GTTGTAACATTTGACAGCGGAGGCGTAAGTGGACATATCAACCATTCATCCCTTTATTCTGCTCTTCAGCATTTGGTGGAAGAAGATTATTTGCCTGAAA ACTGTGAAGCTTTCTCTTTGGACACTGTGAATATCTTGAGGAAGTATTCGTCCCTCCTTGACGTCCCCCTCAGCTATGCTCTCTCATCATGTGCCTTCACTGTAGATCGTAAGCAGTACTCAATTATACAG AGAGCAATGAGGGCACACATCAGTCAGTATGTATGGTTTAGGAAACTGTACATGTTTTTCTCTCGATATGTACTCATCAATACACTCTCAAGAGTTTCTCCTTAA